In Legionella sp. PATHC035, a genomic segment contains:
- a CDS encoding TauD/TfdA dioxygenase family protein: MKYQVTYLKPFGVLVESVSEKTNVNELDIENLRYLFRENQLVVLRRFETFQNGEDFSSYCEFWGEVSLWPFGKVLELIEQEEPEDHIFDHSYMPLHWDGMYRPQVPEYQIFHCVKAPLPGQGGRTTFSNTILALKFASPEVKEFWTKVTGIYQRTMEYYNSKTVSPIITKHPQKDDFVIRYNEPPSADKGHFVNPPNLQFTGINQEELERFHRSIKTALYSPDNFYAHEWQTGDLVIADNFSLLHGREGFVSKSPRHIQRVHVLSNPPFDNPGLESYE, translated from the coding sequence ATGAAGTATCAAGTGACTTATCTAAAACCCTTTGGTGTGCTCGTTGAATCTGTAAGTGAAAAGACGAACGTGAACGAGTTGGATATAGAGAACTTACGTTACTTATTTAGGGAGAATCAACTCGTTGTCCTAAGAAGGTTTGAAACATTTCAAAATGGCGAGGATTTTTCCAGCTATTGTGAATTTTGGGGCGAAGTGAGTCTTTGGCCATTTGGCAAGGTACTTGAGTTAATTGAGCAAGAAGAGCCGGAAGATCATATTTTCGATCACAGTTATATGCCGCTTCATTGGGATGGCATGTATCGACCCCAAGTCCCCGAGTATCAGATTTTTCACTGTGTCAAAGCGCCTTTGCCTGGACAAGGGGGAAGGACCACCTTTTCCAACACCATTTTAGCTTTAAAGTTTGCGTCTCCTGAAGTCAAAGAGTTTTGGACGAAAGTGACGGGCATCTATCAACGAACAATGGAGTATTATAACAGTAAGACAGTATCGCCAATTATCACCAAGCATCCTCAAAAGGATGACTTCGTTATCCGCTACAATGAACCGCCCTCTGCCGATAAAGGTCATTTTGTAAACCCACCGAATCTTCAATTTACTGGAATTAACCAGGAAGAGTTAGAGCGCTTCCATCGAAGTATAAAAACAGCACTTTATTCACCCGATAATTTCTATGCCCACGAGTGGCAAACTGGTGACCTCGTCATTGCAGATAATTTTTCACTGCTCCATGGTAGAGAAGGATTTGTCTCTAAGTCCCCTCGCCATATTCAACGCGTCCATGTGTTGAGTAATCCCCCTTTTGATAACCCGGGTCTGGAGTCTTACGAATGA
- a CDS encoding isocyanide synthase family protein, with protein MNNTAFTLITERLCAEGIAQRILAELMIYRRVPEMIRLCPGDCQKCASPHLPKIIAAVEKKEPVTFILPAFPGKSPNPEKVLGPLPDYAERLSLNFLGTLCQRIKKFYIPGIKIILCSDGRVFSDLIGMKESNVTAYQVELDRLIKEMCLSDLSIFNLDDFYKNLHFVPMREELIKRYGQSLDALKLKIRNGAKSSASPDEQEANRMYSGITRFLFEDAMHKGRIKSRSAIQKESRSKAYEVIRRSNAWSNLICERFPEAVRLSIHPQSCGSKKLGIRLIGNENWMTPWHGVAVESKKGYVLLKRSEAEALGAKLIYSADGRHSHYQLMAEV; from the coding sequence ATGAACAATACAGCATTTACTTTAATTACAGAGCGTCTTTGCGCTGAAGGAATTGCCCAAAGAATATTAGCCGAACTGATGATTTATCGTCGTGTCCCAGAAATGATTCGCTTATGCCCTGGGGATTGTCAAAAGTGTGCTTCGCCACACTTGCCGAAAATCATCGCCGCCGTTGAAAAAAAAGAACCCGTGACGTTTATATTACCGGCTTTTCCAGGCAAGTCTCCAAATCCTGAAAAAGTTCTGGGTCCTCTGCCAGATTATGCTGAACGACTATCGCTTAATTTTTTGGGCACACTCTGTCAGCGAATAAAAAAATTTTATATCCCAGGAATTAAAATTATTTTGTGTTCCGATGGAAGGGTTTTTAGCGATTTGATTGGAATGAAAGAAAGTAATGTGACTGCCTACCAAGTTGAACTGGATAGACTGATAAAGGAAATGTGCCTGTCAGACCTCTCAATTTTTAATCTGGATGACTTTTATAAGAATCTTCATTTTGTGCCAATGCGTGAAGAACTGATCAAACGCTATGGACAGTCCTTGGATGCGCTTAAGCTCAAGATTCGCAATGGTGCCAAATCATCAGCAAGTCCTGATGAGCAAGAAGCAAATCGTATGTACAGTGGAATCACCCGTTTTTTATTTGAAGACGCCATGCATAAAGGGCGAATAAAAAGTCGTTCAGCCATCCAAAAAGAGTCACGTTCTAAAGCCTATGAGGTCATCAGAAGAAGTAATGCTTGGAGTAACCTAATCTGCGAGCGGTTTCCTGAGGCAGTGCGATTGTCCATTCATCCGCAATCATGTGGCTCAAAAAAATTAGGAATTCGCTTAATAGGAAATGAAAACTGGATGACCCCTTGGCATGGCGTTGCGGTTGAGAGCAAGAAAGGGTATGTCTTGCTGAAGCGCTCAGAAGCCGAAGCTTTAGGGGCTAAATTGATTTATTCTGCTGATGGACGGCACAGTCATTATCAATTAATGGCCGAGGTGTAA
- a CDS encoding LysR family transcriptional regulator, producing MSLLLDDIKYFIAASDTLNVTRASEIIGISQPALSYSIKRLENKLGGLLFIRLKNGVQLTKLGEEFKQRAHRLVYEWEQAQNIANPESGLVQGNYTIALHPSVALYALQYFMPKLQAEFPKLGFDFIHGHSREMTEKVISWEADFGIVVNPIQHPDLVIIKLSTDEVSVFYAKNAQKKLIYDRKLAQSQYILKKIDKMLIFNGVINSTNLEVVAKLTSLGLGYGILPSRVTHQYKHLKKLSDAPVFNDAICLVYRPEKHNNPVSKKIIQIIRSSISDNNLLI from the coding sequence ATGTCTTTATTATTGGATGATATAAAATATTTTATTGCGGCTAGTGATACCCTCAATGTGACCAGAGCTTCCGAAATTATCGGGATATCACAACCCGCACTGAGTTATTCCATAAAGAGACTAGAAAATAAACTGGGTGGATTGCTCTTTATTAGGCTTAAAAATGGGGTTCAGTTAACGAAACTTGGGGAGGAGTTTAAGCAACGGGCTCATCGACTCGTCTATGAATGGGAACAGGCTCAAAACATCGCTAATCCTGAATCGGGGTTGGTCCAAGGGAATTATACCATTGCCCTTCACCCTTCGGTTGCTCTTTACGCGCTCCAGTACTTTATGCCAAAACTTCAAGCTGAATTTCCAAAGCTCGGCTTTGATTTTATTCATGGCCATTCAAGGGAAATGACCGAAAAAGTAATCAGTTGGGAAGCCGATTTTGGTATTGTTGTTAACCCCATACAACATCCTGATCTGGTCATCATCAAGCTGTCCACGGATGAAGTCTCCGTCTTTTATGCCAAGAATGCTCAAAAGAAGCTTATTTATGATAGAAAGCTGGCTCAATCTCAATACATCCTGAAAAAAATTGACAAAATGCTGATTTTCAATGGGGTCATTAATTCAACTAATCTTGAGGTTGTAGCCAAACTCACCTCTTTAGGTCTTGGATATGGTATTCTTCCTTCAAGGGTTACCCATCAATACAAACACCTTAAAAAACTAAGTGATGCACCTGTATTTAATGATGCGATTTGTTTGGTCTATCGACCTGAAAAACATAATAATCCAGTAAGTAAAAAAATCATTCAGATTATTCGATCCTCGATAAGCGACAATAACCTTCTCATTTAA
- a CDS encoding ABC transporter permease produces MMKHTVQDRAKSKRISVNAILTLLLSIVLLLMMNQAIAQGERGVTKPKNGAPRIAGILISDVGNSDGYVSQGKATIPPTQSIYVTVQIFHAKAGLKVQVFLINPSKNIHEHAENVASISGNIAKAFKFNDATGNWPAGTYKVEVKLSTGDTRITTFELKK; encoded by the coding sequence ATGATGAAACATACAGTTCAGGATCGTGCTAAATCCAAACGCATTTCGGTAAATGCTATTTTAACCCTGTTGCTGTCTATTGTACTTTTATTGATGATGAATCAGGCGATAGCTCAAGGTGAGCGGGGTGTCACTAAACCTAAGAATGGCGCACCGCGTATTGCAGGTATTTTGATTAGTGATGTAGGAAATAGCGACGGTTATGTGAGCCAAGGCAAAGCGACTATCCCACCAACGCAATCGATATACGTAACGGTGCAGATTTTCCATGCAAAAGCTGGACTTAAGGTTCAGGTATTTTTAATCAATCCATCAAAAAACATTCACGAGCATGCTGAAAATGTTGCCAGTATCAGTGGCAATATTGCGAAAGCGTTTAAGTTTAATGATGCTACGGGTAACTGGCCGGCAGGCACCTATAAGGTTGAGGTCAAATTATCAACAGGCGATACTCGAATCACCACTTTTGAGCTCAAAAAATAG